The DNA segment TCCTACTTTAAAAATCGTTAACCTGAATTTAAAAATATATGAAACAATGAACCTCTAAACAGTGCTTGGGGAAATAATTATTAGTTTATTTATTTCCCTTTTTCTTTTTCAATTTCCTGTAAAAACGATAGCCTTTTCTTACACCGTCCACGATAAAAAAGGGTATGGGCGGATGGAATTTAAGTATATAGGGCCTATAAATCTTGTAATATGCTTTTTTCAAATCTTTCCACTTGTGGCATATACCCTGTTTATAGAAATCAGATACGTCTACGATATACCCTTTTCCGTTATGCATCACGACGTTTTTACCATGAACATCAAAGGGATTTAAGCCAATTTTTCTTGCGTATTCTAATCCGGCATCGATATCCTGAATCACATTTTCAGGTATAGGTACACCCTTTACTAAAGCATCAAATAAAGTAATCCCATCCAGCTTTTTTAAGATCAAATAATTTTCTCCATAGTCTAAAAGTCTGGAATAGGATTCATGGTTTCCTAATTTTTTATATACCTCTATTTCCTTCTTCAGCTCTTCAGGATTCCGTCCATAAATTTTTACGACCCAATTAGGATTGGACTCATGAGCAAAAACTCCCGCGTAATTCCCGCTTCCGATAGTCCTCCACGACTTGGATTGATTTTTTACAATAATGGGATCGAATGGGCTGGGCGATTGTAATTCAATTTTGGTTAATAACTCATTTTCTATTAGCCTGATATATTGTGCGATTTGCATCCGTACCCACCTTTTCTACTCTTCCGATAATATTACATAAATCATAATGTTTTTACTCCATTTCTTCAACCGTATCTTTTCAGCAGTAAGAAACCATAGTACACTTAAGAATAGTTATTATTTGTTCATTATTTGGCTCTGTTAACTTTTTCTGTTGATTTCCGCTCCAGGCGTGAGCGGTTCGTGGGCGTTTCGGCGAGCCTTCTCGGCGCTCATGCCTGCGGGGTCTCCCCTGAACCGTACTCCCACAGGAGTCTTCGCGCCTTCCGCTCCAATCAACAAGGTATAAATTCAAAACTGTTCTATAACATAGCCTATTATTTAAAAGTGAGGAGATACTGTGAATTTTCCCATTTTAGAAACAAAGAGACTGAAGTTAATTGAAATTACTCATCAGCATGTTGATTCCATTTATGAGGTGTTATCTTTAGAAGAAGTAACACGTTTTTACGGAACGAATCGTTTTACCCTACCAATTGAAGCTTCTAGATTAATTGACATGTTCCACAAAAACTTTCATGAAAAAAAAGGGATCCGCTGGGGAATTAAAGTAAAAGAAAATCAAAAGATTATTGGTACAGTAGGACTGAATGCTTTACATATTAATAATAAGAGGGCTGAAATTGGCTACGAACTACATCCCACGTTTTGGAGAATGGGATATGCCTCTGAGGCTATTAAAGAAGTATTGGCGTTTAGCTTTAAGCAATTACATCTGTATCGGTTAGGAGCAGTCGTCTTCCCCGAAAATGAAGCCTCCATCAATTTACTTATGAAACTAGGCTTTGAACAAGAGGGCCTTCTACGAGGGTATATTCATCAAAATGAAGAATTCCATGATACATGCGTACT comes from the Neobacillus sp. PS2-9 genome and includes:
- a CDS encoding GNAT family protein; amino-acid sequence: MNFPILETKRLKLIEITHQHVDSIYEVLSLEEVTRFYGTNRFTLPIEASRLIDMFHKNFHEKKGIRWGIKVKENQKIIGTVGLNALHINNKRAEIGYELHPTFWRMGYASEAIKEVLAFSFKQLHLYRLGAVVFPENEASINLLMKLGFEQEGLLRGYIHQNEEFHDTCVLSLLQSDWKKSQEN
- a CDS encoding serine/threonine protein kinase produces the protein MQIAQYIRLIENELLTKIELQSPSPFDPIIVKNQSKSWRTIGSGNYAGVFAHESNPNWVVKIYGRNPEELKKEIEVYKKLGNHESYSRLLDYGENYLILKKLDGITLFDALVKGVPIPENVIQDIDAGLEYARKIGLNPFDVHGKNVVMHNGKGYIVDVSDFYKQGICHKWKDLKKAYYKIYRPYILKFHPPIPFFIVDGVRKGYRFYRKLKKKKGNK